The genomic segment GGCCGGCGACGCGAACGCCGTCTTCTTGCCGTCCGGCGTCAGGACGTTCCCGCCCTTCTGCCACAGCAGCGGCCACAGGTGCCAGGTCGTGTCCTCCGTCCCGGAGACCGAGTAGGCGGTCCCGTACACGTTGCGGGACGGATCGGTCAGCTTCTTGGCGTCGGCCCGGAACTCGTCCCAGGTCCAGTTGTTCTTCGGCTCGGCCAGCCCGGCGGCCGCGAACAGCTTCTTGTTGTAGAGGACGCCGATATTGTCGACCACCGCGGGGAATCCGATGACCTGGCCGTTGGGTGTCGCGGTCTGACGCGCCGCGCCCGGAAACTCATTCCATTCGACGGCGGGATCCGCGACCTGCTTCGTCAGATCGAGGGTTCTTCCGCTCTCCTGGAGCGAGGTGGCCCAACTGCCGAACGTATAGGAGATGTCGGGGTACGTCTTGCTGATGAATGCCGCCGTCAGCTTGGGCAGCAGGTCATCGGTCGTCGGTGCTCCGGTCGACATCTCGATCGTCACGTTTGGATGCAGCTGGTGGAATTTCGCCGCGAGACCTTCGAGTATCTTCTGCGGGCCCAGGTTCTGCCCGGTCCACATGGTGATGGTCACCGGCTTCGTGGCGTCCGGGGCGGCCCCGGACGAGGAGCCCGAACTGCTGCACCCGGCGAGTGTTCCGCAGGCCAGGGCGGTCGCCAGGGCGATCGCACCTCCTGCGCGAAAGCCGGTGGTTCTTGCCGATCCGGTGTCCATGCAATGACCTTCCGAACGATCCGCTGGGCTTGAGCGATGCCTGCTCCCCAAGTGACGACAGTTCTACGTGCGAGCTCGGCGGCAGAGCAATGAAATGCTCGTAACGCGCACGGACGATGCGCGTTTCCGGCGCTCGTGCTCATTTCACCTGGCTCTGCCGTCCATGGGGCCGGATTCACGCACCTTCGCACGTTCCGCATGCGGGAACGTGTGCGTATGCTCGCCGCCACCTGAGTGAAGGAGGTTCCGGTGACCACGCCGAGCAGGAATCCTGAGTCCGCGCACCAATCCGATCGGGTCACCTCGATACTTGACCAACTGGCCGCCAAGGGATCCGTCAGCGTGGACGAGGTCGCCAGGGAATTCTCCGTTTCGCGGGCGACGATCCGGCGGGACCTCCGCACGCTCGACGAACAGAACCTGCTGACCCGGACGCACGGCGGAGCCGTCGCCTGTGACGTCGCCTACGAACTGCCGGTGCGCTACCGGAACACCCGTGGCCGTCAGCAGAAGATGGCCATCGCCCGTGCCGCGGTCCGGACGCTGCCCAGCGGCCCCTACGTCGTTGCCGTATCGGGGGGCACCACCACCAGCGAGGTTGCCCGGCTGCTGGCCTCCCGCACCGAACTGACCGTGGTGACCAACGCGCTGAACATCGCGATGGAGCTGGTGACGCGGCCACGGGTCAAGCTCGTCGTCACCGGCGGTGTGGCGCGCTTGAAGTCCTATGAACTCGTGGGCCCGTGGGCGGAACGGACGCTGGGGGGCATCAACGTCGGCACCGCGTTCGTCGGGGTGGACGGCATCAGCGCGGAGGCCGGCATCTCCACCCACGACGAGATCGAGGCGCACATCAACGCCGTCATGATCAGTCGCGCCCGTCGCGTCGTGGTGGTGGCGGACGGGTCCAAGGTCGGCCGCAAACTGCTCGCGCACGTCGCGGCGCTGACGGCCGTCGACGAGTTGATCACCGACTCCGGCGCGGACCCGGCCGAACTCGACGCCGTCCGGGACCAGGGCGTCAGGGTGACGGTCGCGGACCTCCCCGCCCGCTGACCCGGAACGCGGGTTGCCGTGGTGCGGAGGGCGATCCGCCGTGTTCAGCGCACCGGGGTGTCGGCGATGGTGACGGTGACGTTCCGCGCCCGGATGGCGGCGAGTTCGGTGGCGTCCGCGCCGGAGTCGGTGATCAGTTCGTCGATCGCGGTGACCGGAACCACGTGCGCGAGGAGGTTGCGGCCGATCTTGGATCCGTCGGCGACCACCACCACCCGGCGGGAACGCTCGATCATGACCGCGTTGACCCGCGCCTCGACCTCGTCATGGGTCGACACCCCGTCCCGTGCGCTGATCCCGTCCACGCCGATGAAGGCCGTGCCGATGTTGATGCTCCCGAGCGTGCGCTCGGCCCAGGGGCCGACGAGTTCGCAGGACCGGTTGCGGGCGCGGCCGCCGGTGACGACCAGGCGCACCCGCGGCCGCATCGCGAGTTCCATGGCGATGTTCAGCGCGTTCGTGACCACGGTCAGCTCGGTGCGGGACGCCAGCAGCCGCGCGACCTCCCGCGTCGTGGTCCCGCCGTTCACCGCGACCACGTAGGGGCCGGCCGGCAGCCCGCGCATCGCGGCCCGCGCGATCGCCTGTTTCTGCTGCTGCCCCTGGCTGGTGCGGTAGCGCACCGGGAGTTCGGCCGCGCCCTCCCTGGCGACGGCTCCGCCGTGGGTGCGCGTGAGCAGGTTCTGTTCCTCCAGCGCGGTCAGATCGCGCCTGATCGTCGCCCTGGACACCCCCAGCTCGGCAGCGACCGCCCCGATGCTGACCGAACCCGCCGACGCCAGGCGCGCCAGGATCGCACTCACCCGGCGGGACTGCTGCGCGGCGTTGGGCCAAGGGGAGACGGCTGTCATCCACTCCTCCAACCATTACTCGGTGACTTCTGAAATGAACGCGGGCGTATTTGCCTGCTGCGGCCCGAACGGATTCCTCACGCGGACGCCGGTGCACAAAATAGCCACCGAATTTGCTCCACCACGTGGCCGTCCCGGGGCAAATTGGATATATCGAATCGATCGGCCGCATAGTGTGCAGCGATTTTGTTCATTTGGAGGGTTCCGCGGTCCGAATGCGCGGTGCGCCCATAGAACGGGTCCCAAGCCGAAGGTGCCCGAGCGGGCACGCTTCATCCGGAACGCTCCAGAAGGTCAGCTGATGGACTCCAGATCGGGCAATACCCGGCATTTTGGCAGGAGGGCCCTTCTGGCCCTCGGGACCGTGATCGGGCTGATCGGTGCTTGCGGCTGTTCGAGTGCGGACGCCGGACGCGGCCCCGCCGCACGGGCGGCGGGCCCGGTGGTCATCACCGTCTGGACCGGGCAGGACCCGGGGCCGGAGAAGATCCTCGAAGGGCTGGCCGCGAAGTTCCACGCCCTGCACCCGGACGTCACCATCAGGATGTCGCGCGGTGCCCCGACCACCGACGAGCTGCTGCCCCGGCTGACGGCGGCGTTCGGCGCCGGAACCTACCCCGACATCTCCTACGCGTACGGCAGTTGGGCCTCGGCGTTGCGCCAGAGCGACAAGACCCTCGACCTCACCCGCGAGGTCGCCGACTCGAGGGTGCGGTGGGAGGAGTTCCCGGAAGCCGCCCGGCAGACCGCGTCCCCCGGCAGCCGGGTGATCGGCTTCCCGGCCGTCGTCGACAACATCGGCCTGCTGTGGAACAAGAAGCTGTTCGCCGCGGCCGGCATCCCGTTCCCGACGAACGACTGGACGTGGGAGGACTTCCGGTCCGCCGCGAAGAAGCTCACCGACCCGGTACACCACGTCTTCGGCACGGCCTATCCCGTGTCGGGCTCCGAGGACACCACATGGCACCTGTGGCCGCTGTTCTGGCAGAACGGCGGGAGCGTGCTGTCGGGAGACGAGAAGAGAGCGGTATTCGATTCCGATGCGGGGATTTCGGCGCTCACCTTCCTCCGGTCGATGGCCGTCAAGGACAGATCCGTATACCTCTCGCCCGACGACGAGAAATACATCGAGCTCTTCACCTCCGGTCGGATCGGCATGGTCATGAGCGGTCCGTGGGAGCTGGCGGACGTGCTCCGCGCCGGGCTCGACTACGGGGTGAGCTATCTGCCGTCATTCGGCGACGGAAATCATCAGACGATCTCCGCCCCGGATCTGTGGGCACTCTTCGATCACCAGGACGAGAACCGTTCCCACTGGGCCTTCGAGTTCACCGCATGGCTCACGTCGAGCGCTGTCGACCCCGAGTTCAACCTGGCCGCCGGAAATCTGCCGCTGCGCTCCAGCGAGGCGTCCAGTCCCGAATTCGCTGAGTTCATCCGGAAGTACCCCGGCGCGCGGACCTTCTTCGACAATCTGCAGAACGCCAAGGTAGGCCGCCCTACGGTTCCCGGTTACAAGGGCCTTTCCCAGGCGCTGGGAAATGCGATAGCCCTGACGCTGCGCGGTGGAGCCGATCCGGCCCAGGCGCTCCAGGAGGCGGTCCGGCTGTCGAACATCGCGCTGGCCAAGGGAGACTCCTGACCCCGCCGCCCGGTGTGGATTCGTGGCGTGAGCGGCCGGATTTAGGGTAATTCCCTGGGGTTTGCCTCGGCGGATCGGTGTAAACCGGAAGGTGGAAGGACTTCAGGGTCACCCCCGTGCTGTTCGGATGGGATTCGCCATATGCGTCACCGTCGACCGACTCGCCGTGCCGGCGGCCGACCCACACGCCTGCTCGCCGACCACGGAACCTGGCAGCTCGACCACCGCCCCGAGTCCGCGGGTGACGCCCGGCGGATCGGCCGCCGGTTCCTTCGCGACCTGCACCTCGGTGAGGAGACCGTTCACGTGGCGCTGCTGGCCATCTCCGAATTGGTGACCAACGCGATCGAACACGGGCTGCCGCCCCTGCAACTGCACCTGCGCCACGATCCCACCGCCCGCCAGATCTGGATCGAGGCCACCGACGGCGGACCGGCGCCCCGCACCGGCCCGTGTGCCGCGCCCCGCCACGACGACGAACACGGGCGGGGCCTCACTCTGGTCGCCGCCGTGAGCGAAGCCCACGGCACCCGGGGCACCACCCGCTGGGCGCGCCTGACCACCGGATGATGCCCCGCAGACCGCAGACCGCAGACCGCAGACCGCAGACCGCAGACCGCAGACCGCAGACCCCAGACCGCCGGACGCCGGTATCGGCCCGTCCGGAGGTACGGCCCCCGGGCCGCCGCTGACGGGCGACCCGGGGGCTCCGCGGCACGGCTCAGTGCCCGCGGGCCACCCATTCCGGCAGGTGCGGTGCCTCGTCGCCGATGGTGGTGCTGTCTCCGTGGCCGGTCCGGACCGTGGTCGACGGCGGCAGGGTGAGCAGCTCGTCCCGGACCGACTCGATGATCGTCGGGAAGTCGGAGAACGACCGGCCGGTCGCCCCGGGGCCGCCCCGGAAGAGGGTGTCTCCCGTGAAGACAGTCTCCAGGTCCGGTGCGTACAGGCACACGGCGCCGGGTGCGTGCCCGGGTGTGTGGAGCACCGTCAGACCGGTACCGGCGACGGGCAGGACCTGCCCGTCGGTCAGTTCACCGTCCGGCTTCCGGTCGGGGTGAGTCATGTGCCAGAGCGCCCGGTCGTCCGGGTGCAGCAGGATCGGCGCCCCGGTCCGCTCGGCCAGGGCGGGAGCGGCGTTGACGTGGTCGTCGTGGGCGTGGGTGCACACGATGGCGGTCACCCTGCGGCCGCCCACCGCCTCGGCGATCGCGCCGGCGTCGTGCGCCGCGTCGATGACGACGACCTCGTGGTCGTCGCCCACGATCCACACGTTGTTGTCGACGTCCCAGGTGCCGCCGTCCAGCGAGAAGGTCCCGGAGGTGATCAGATGGTCGATGCGAATCCCGGTCACAGCAGCACCACCGATCGGAGCACGTCGCCCCCGCGCATTCGCGCGAACGCCTCCTCGACCCCGTCCAGCTCGATGGTCTCGGTGACGAACGCGTCCAGGTCCAGGCGTCCCTGCTGGTACAGGTCGATCAGCATCGGGAAGTCGCGGGACGGCAGGCAGTCGCCGTACCAGGAGGACTTCAGCGCTCCGCCGCGCCCGAACACGTCCTGCAGCGGCAGGTCGATGCGCATCTCGGGGGTCGGAACTCCGACGAGGACCACCGTCCCGGCCAGGTCACGGGCGTAGAACGCCTGCTTGTACGTCTCCGGTCTGCCGACGGCCTCGATGACGACATCGGCGCCGTGTCCCTCGGTGAGCGCGCGGATCGCCTCCACGGGTTCCTGCGAACGGGAGTTGACGGTGTGGGTGGCGCCGAGCCGGCGCGCGGTCTGCAACTTGCGGTCGTCGATGTCGACGGCGATGACGACCGCCGCGCCGGCCAGCGCCGACCCGGCGACGGCCGCCATGCCGACGCCGCCGCAGCCGATCACGGCGACCGAGTCGCCGCGGCCGACCCCGCCGGTGTTGATGGCGGCACCGATGCCCGCCATCACGCCGCAGCCGAGCAGACCGGCGGCGGCCGGGGAGGCGGCCGGGTCGACCTTGGTGCACTGGCCGGCCGCGACCAGCGTCTTCTCGGCGAAGGCGCCGATGCCGAGGGCCGGAGACAGCTCGGTGCCGTCCGTCAGCGTCATGCGCTGCTTCGCGTTGTGGGTGTCGAAGCAGTACCAGGGACGGCCGCGCCGACAGGCGCGGCACCGGCCGCAGACGGCACGCCAGTTGAGCACCACGAAGTCACCGGGGGCCACCTCCGTCACGCCCTCGCCCACGGACTCGACGGTGCCGGCCGCCTCGTGCCCGAGGAGGAACGGGAACGCGTCGTTGATCCCGCCCTCGCGGTAGTGCAGGTCGGTGTGGCAGACCCCGCAGGACCGGATCTTCACCACGGCTTCACCGGGGCCCGGGTCCGGCACCACGATCGTCTCCAACTCGACGGACGCGCCCTTCGTCCGGGCGATCACGCCGCGTACCTCTTGTGCCATGTGCGGGGCCTCTCTCATGGTGCGGTTCTTGTGCCGTTCCTTGCCCGGGTTCACAATCCCCCGCCGCGAGTGCTGAGCGGCGTCAGGGGAGGTGACGCGAGATCACCAGGCGCATGATGTCCGACGTTCCTTCTTCGATCTCCTCGAGTTTGGCGTCCCGCATCCACTGTTCCACCGGGAACTCGCGGGAGTAGCCCCATCCGCCGAGGGTCTGGACGGCGGCCCAGGCACAGAACATCGCGGTCGACGAGGCGGTCAGCTTGGCCATGGCGGCCAGGCCGGTCACGTCCGCACCGCTGTCCACGGCCCGTGCGGCGCGCAGCACCAGCAGCCGCGACCCCTCGATCCGGTTCGCCATGTCGGCCAGCCGGAACGCGACGGCCTGGTGCTCGATGACGGGCTTGTCGAACTGGCTGCGGGTCCGGGCGTAGTCCCGGGCGTATTCGTACGCGGCCCGCGCCGCGCCCACGGAGGCCGCGCCCAGCACGATGCGGGAGATGTCGAAGGTCCGCATCAGGCCGTGGAATCCCTGGCCCTCGTCGCCGAGCCGGTTCGCCTCGGGCACGAAGACGTCGGAGAAGTACAGCTCCCGGCAGACGATCGCGCGCTGCCCCATCTTCCGCATGGGCTCGCCGGTGCTGAACCCCTCGGTGCCGGCCTCCAGGAGAAAGGCGGTGACGCCCCGGGACCGCTGGGCAGGGTCGGTCTTGGCGAAGACGACGTAGAACCGGGCCGCTCCGGCGTTGGAGATCCACGCCTTCTGGCCGTTCAGGACGTACCCGCCGTCGACGCGCCGGGCGGTGGTCCTGATGGACGCGGCGTCGGAGCCCGAGCCGGGCTCGGTGACGGCGAGCGCCGTCATCGGCGCGTCCGGGCCGGTGAGCGGGCCGAGCCAGCGCTGCTTCTGCTCCTCGGTGCCCAGTTCCAGGACGGGGTCCGCGAAGAAGCCGTTGGAACACATCAGGTTGCCGATGCCGGGATCGCCGAAGCAGAGCTCTTCCTGCACGAGGCACTGGGTGAACACGTCGGTGAACCCGCCGCCGCCGAGCTCCGCGGGCAGCATGAAGTCGGTGATCCCGACCTCGGCGGCCTTGCGCCAGATGTCGACGGGGGTGACGACGTCGGCCTCGTCGACCTCGCGGCCCCGCGGGCGGATCTCGTTGCGGGCGAAGTCACGGCACAACCGGACGACGGCCCGCTGTTCGTCGGTGAGCGGCCACGGTTCGTCGAGGGTGTTCATGGTCTTCCTCCGGTGCTGGGGTGGGGCCGTGAGCCGGCGTTCGGCGGGCTCGGGGTGCATTTGAGCCCGCCGGGTCTCATCGGGCGGCGTCTTCGGGCAGGTGGATGAGGGTGGGGCGGTCGGCGGCGAGCGCGGACTCCAGGGACCGGGCGAGCGTGGCGGATCCGTCGACCCGTACCCCGCGGCAGCCCATGGCCCGCGCGATGGCGGGGAAGTCGGGGCCGGGCAGGTCGACGGCGTGGACGGGGTCCTCGCGGGCGGTCATCTCGTTGCGGATCTCGCCGTAGCCGCCGTTGTCCACGACCACCACGGGCAGCGGGATGCGCAACTGGGCCGCCGAGGCGAGTTCCTGAATGGTGAACATGACCCCGCCGTCCCCGTGCAGCGCCACCACCGGTGCGTCGGGGCGGGCGAGCTTGGCCCCGATGGCGGCCGGCAGCGCGTAGCCGAGGGTGCCCAGGCCGGTCGGGTAGAGGAACGACCGGGGGTGGTGGGCGGGCAGGTTCGACAGCGCGCCGTAGTAGCAGGCCATGGCGGAGTCCCCGACGAGGAATCCGTCGTGCCCGAGCGCCTCGGCGAGGGCCGTGGTCAGTCCGAGGTAGTCCGCTCCCTCGGCGCGCGCCTGGGCGGCGAACACGGTACGGGCGGCGGCGGCACGGTCGTGCCCCGGCCCGGGTTGCGCCGCGGGCCGCAGCCGGTCGGCGATCGCCCGCAGGGCGAGGGCGGCGTCGGCGACGACGGCGACGTCCGGCCGGGCGTTGGTGATGACGGACCGCACGTCGACGTCGATCCGCACCAGCGGCCCGTTGAGGTCGAGCGGGCCGTTCCACAGGTCGGCGGGGGCGAGTTCGGTGCCGACGGCGAGGACCGCGTCGCTGTCGGCGACGAGGGCGCGCACCGCCTCGTGATGCAGCCCGGCACCGATGGCGAGCGGGTGTCCGTCGCCGAAAACGCCCTTGCCGTTCGCGGTGGTGACGACGGGAGCGCCGAGCCGTTCGGCCACTTCGAGGAGTTCGGCGGCCGCTCCGCTGCACCCACCGCCCGCGATGATCACGGGCCGCAGGGCCGCGCCGAGCACCCGTGCGGCGGCCGCCGCCTGTTCGGCGGCCGGCGCGGCCGGCGGCACCGGGACCGGCGCGACGAGCTGGAGCGGACCTTGCTCGTCGAGCAGGTCGAGCGGGATCTCCAGATGTACCGGCCGCGGCCGGCCGGTCGTCATCGCGGCGTACGCCTGGGCCACGGCCAGCGGGATCTCCGCCACGCTGGTGACACGGTGGCTGTACGCGACGATGGCGTCCATCGCGGCGCGCTGGTCCTTGACCTCGTGCAGGTAACCGTTGCCG from the Streptomyces sp. RKAG293 genome contains:
- a CDS encoding ABC transporter substrate-binding protein, which encodes MDTGSARTTGFRAGGAIALATALACGTLAGCSSSGSSSGAAPDATKPVTITMWTGQNLGPQKILEGLAAKFHQLHPNVTIEMSTGAPTTDDLLPKLTAAFISKTYPDISYTFGSWATSLQESGRTLDLTKQVADPAVEWNEFPGAARQTATPNGQVIGFPAVVDNIGVLYNKKLFAAAGLAEPKNNWTWDEFRADAKKLTDPSRNVYGTAYSVSGTEDTTWHLWPLLWQKGGNVLTPDGKKTAFASPAGGSALGFLQQMAVTDKSMYLSQDDQKYADLFKSGLIGMIMSGPWQMADNVAAKLDYGVAYLPTFDGTSHQTISGPDLWTLFDHQDADRAYWSTAFTQWLTSAEIDPQFNLATGNLPLRSSESASAEFKEFTRKYPGAQTFVDNLRNATTGRPTVPGYTGLSQVVGKAVAQVLQGGGDPEQALRKASAAADTALSQGD
- a CDS encoding DeoR/GlpR family DNA-binding transcription regulator gives rise to the protein MTTPSRNPESAHQSDRVTSILDQLAAKGSVSVDEVAREFSVSRATIRRDLRTLDEQNLLTRTHGGAVACDVAYELPVRYRNTRGRQQKMAIARAAVRTLPSGPYVVAVSGGTTTSEVARLLASRTELTVVTNALNIAMELVTRPRVKLVVTGGVARLKSYELVGPWAERTLGGINVGTAFVGVDGISAEAGISTHDEIEAHINAVMISRARRVVVVADGSKVGRKLLAHVAALTAVDELITDSGADPAELDAVRDQGVRVTVADLPAR
- a CDS encoding DeoR/GlpR family DNA-binding transcription regulator, with the protein product MTAVSPWPNAAQQSRRVSAILARLASAGSVSIGAVAAELGVSRATIRRDLTALEEQNLLTRTHGGAVAREGAAELPVRYRTSQGQQQKQAIARAAMRGLPAGPYVVAVNGGTTTREVARLLASRTELTVVTNALNIAMELAMRPRVRLVVTGGRARNRSCELVGPWAERTLGSINIGTAFIGVDGISARDGVSTHDEVEARVNAVMIERSRRVVVVADGSKIGRNLLAHVVPVTAIDELITDSGADATELAAIRARNVTVTIADTPVR
- a CDS encoding ABC transporter substrate-binding protein, with amino-acid sequence MIGLIGACGCSSADAGRGPAARAAGPVVITVWTGQDPGPEKILEGLAAKFHALHPDVTIRMSRGAPTTDELLPRLTAAFGAGTYPDISYAYGSWASALRQSDKTLDLTREVADSRVRWEEFPEAARQTASPGSRVIGFPAVVDNIGLLWNKKLFAAAGIPFPTNDWTWEDFRSAAKKLTDPVHHVFGTAYPVSGSEDTTWHLWPLFWQNGGSVLSGDEKRAVFDSDAGISALTFLRSMAVKDRSVYLSPDDEKYIELFTSGRIGMVMSGPWELADVLRAGLDYGVSYLPSFGDGNHQTISAPDLWALFDHQDENRSHWAFEFTAWLTSSAVDPEFNLAAGNLPLRSSEASSPEFAEFIRKYPGARTFFDNLQNAKVGRPTVPGYKGLSQALGNAIALTLRGGADPAQALQEAVRLSNIALAKGDS
- a CDS encoding ATP-binding protein, which codes for MRHRRPTRRAGGRPTRLLADHGTWQLDHRPESAGDARRIGRRFLRDLHLGEETVHVALLAISELVTNAIEHGLPPLQLHLRHDPTARQIWIEATDGGPAPRTGPCAAPRHDDEHGRGLTLVAAVSEAHGTRGTTRWARLTTG
- a CDS encoding MBL fold metallo-hydrolase; this encodes MTGIRIDHLITSGTFSLDGGTWDVDNNVWIVGDDHEVVVIDAAHDAGAIAEAVGGRRVTAIVCTHAHDDHVNAAPALAERTGAPILLHPDDRALWHMTHPDRKPDGELTDGQVLPVAGTGLTVLHTPGHAPGAVCLYAPDLETVFTGDTLFRGGPGATGRSFSDFPTIIESVRDELLTLPPSTTVRTGHGDSTTIGDEAPHLPEWVARGH
- a CDS encoding S-(hydroxymethyl)mycothiol dehydrogenase; translated protein: MAQEVRGVIARTKGASVELETIVVPDPGPGEAVVKIRSCGVCHTDLHYREGGINDAFPFLLGHEAAGTVESVGEGVTEVAPGDFVVLNWRAVCGRCRACRRGRPWYCFDTHNAKQRMTLTDGTELSPALGIGAFAEKTLVAAGQCTKVDPAASPAAAGLLGCGVMAGIGAAINTGGVGRGDSVAVIGCGGVGMAAVAGSALAGAAVVIAVDIDDRKLQTARRLGATHTVNSRSQEPVEAIRALTEGHGADVVIEAVGRPETYKQAFYARDLAGTVVLVGVPTPEMRIDLPLQDVFGRGGALKSSWYGDCLPSRDFPMLIDLYQQGRLDLDAFVTETIELDGVEEAFARMRGGDVLRSVVLL
- a CDS encoding acyl-CoA dehydrogenase family protein, whose translation is MNTLDEPWPLTDEQRAVVRLCRDFARNEIRPRGREVDEADVVTPVDIWRKAAEVGITDFMLPAELGGGGFTDVFTQCLVQEELCFGDPGIGNLMCSNGFFADPVLELGTEEQKQRWLGPLTGPDAPMTALAVTEPGSGSDAASIRTTARRVDGGYVLNGQKAWISNAGAARFYVVFAKTDPAQRSRGVTAFLLEAGTEGFSTGEPMRKMGQRAIVCRELYFSDVFVPEANRLGDEGQGFHGLMRTFDISRIVLGAASVGAARAAYEYARDYARTRSQFDKPVIEHQAVAFRLADMANRIEGSRLLVLRAARAVDSGADVTGLAAMAKLTASSTAMFCAWAAVQTLGGWGYSREFPVEQWMRDAKLEEIEEGTSDIMRLVISRHLP
- a CDS encoding 5-guanidino-2-oxopentanoate decarboxylase, translating into MTATVTGGEALVAALEVHGAETVFGIPGTHNLPVYAALARHGIRHVSPRHEQGGAFAADGWARAGGQPGVCLTTTGPALLNAATAAAQAYSDSVPVLLVSPGLPLRHPGRGNGYLHEVKDQRAAMDAIVAYSHRVTSVAEIPLAVAQAYAAMTTGRPRPVHLEIPLDLLDEQGPLQLVAPVPVPPAAPAAEQAAAAARVLGAALRPVIIAGGGCSGAAAELLEVAERLGAPVVTTANGKGVFGDGHPLAIGAGLHHEAVRALVADSDAVLAVGTELAPADLWNGPLDLNGPLVRIDVDVRSVITNARPDVAVVADAALALRAIADRLRPAAQPGPGHDRAAAARTVFAAQARAEGADYLGLTTALAEALGHDGFLVGDSAMACYYGALSNLPAHHPRSFLYPTGLGTLGYALPAAIGAKLARPDAPVVALHGDGGVMFTIQELASAAQLRIPLPVVVVDNGGYGEIRNEMTAREDPVHAVDLPGPDFPAIARAMGCRGVRVDGSATLARSLESALAADRPTLIHLPEDAAR